CCTCGGCTCGAGCGAGGTCTTCGTGTTCACGCCCAAGGGCGACGTGGTGGCGCTGCCCGGCGGCGCCACGCCCGTGGACTTCGCCTACGCCGTGCACACCGAGGTGGGGCACCGCACCGTGGGGGCGCGGGTCAACGGCAAGCTGGTGCCGCTGGAGTCCTCGCTCACCTCGGGCGACGTCGTCGAGATCTTCACCTCCAAGTCCGAGAGCGCGGGACCGAACCGCGACTGGCTCCAGTTCGTCCAGAGCCCGCGCGCCCGCTCGAAGATCAAGGCCTGGTTCTCCAAGGAGCGGCGCGAGGAGGCCGTCGAGTCGGGCAAGGAGTCGCTCACCCGCGCGATGCGCAAGGCGGGGCTCCCGCTGCACCGGCTGCTGTCCGAGGGCGCCCTGCAGGGGCTGCTTGCCGACCTGCACTACCCCGACGTGACCGCCCTGTACATCGCCGTGGGGGAGGGGCGCGTGTCGGCGGCCAGCGTCGTCTCGCGGCTCATGGCCGCGCACGGCGGCGCGGACGGCGCCACGGAGGACCTGGCCGAGGCCATCACGCCGCAGCGCATCACCCAGGGCAAGGCCCGGCCGTCGGGCGACCCCGGCATCGTGGTCGACGGCGACGACGATGTGTGGGTCAAGCTGGCGCGCTGCTGCACGCCGGTGCCGGGCGACGAGGTGATCGGCTTCGTCACCCGGGGGCACGGCGTCTCGGTGCACCGGCGCGACTGCGTCAACGTCGAGTCGCTGCGCAAGGAGCCCGACCGCATCGTGTCGGTCACGTGGGCGCCCAAGGCCACCAGCGTGTTCCTGGTGAACATCCAGGTGGAGGCGCTGGACCGTTCGCGCCTGCTCTCCGACGTCACGCGCGCGCTGTCCGACCAGCACGTGAACATCCTGTCGGCCTCGGTCAGCACCACCCGCGACCGCATCGCGCTCTCGCGCTTCACCTTCGAGATGGCCGACGCGACCCACCTGGGCTCGGTGCTCAAGGCCGTGCGCGGGGTCGAGGGCGTCTACGACGTCTACCGCGTCTGAGCAGCCGCGGGCCGCGTCCGCGCGTCGCCGGACCGCGGCCCTGCGACCCTGCGCTCAGCCGGAGAACTCCTGCGCGGCCTTCTGCGCCGCCTCGAGAAGGGCTCGGGTGGTGGCGATCCGGCCCTCGGCGTCGGCGGCCTTGCGCGCGTCGCCCGCTGCTGCGGCGGCGTCGCGCTGCTTGACCAGCTTGTCGAGCGAGGCCTGGAACTGCTCCACCGTCGCCTCGGCCCGGGCCCGGGCCTCGGGGTTGCTGCGGCGCCACTGGTCCTGCTCGCCGCTGCGCAGCGCCTCCTCGACCCGCCGCAGCCGGCCCTCGACGCGATCCTTGTCGCCGCGTGGGACGTGGCCGATCTTCTCCCAGCGCTCCTGCACCGAGCGCAGCGCCGCCTTCGCGCTGCGCAGGTCGCGGGTGTCGATCGCCTCGGCCTCGGCGAGCAGCGCCTCCTTGGCCGCGAGGTTCTCGGCGTAGCCGGCGTCGCGCTGGCCCAGGGCGGCGTTGCGGGCGCCGAAGAAGGCGTCCTGCGCGGCGCGGAAGCGCGACCACAGGGCGTCCTCGTCGGCCTTGCCGGCGCGACCGGACGCCTTCCAGCGCGCCATGAGGTCGCGGTAGGCCCCGGCGGTGGCGCCCCAGTCGGTCGAGGAGGACAGCGCCTCGGCCTCGGCGACGAGCGCCTCCTTGACCTGCTTGGCCTCCGACCGCTCGCTGTCGAGGCGGGCGAAGTACTGGCGGCGGTGCTTGTCGAACTGGGACCGCGCGTGGCTGAAACGCTTCCACAGCGCCTGCTCCCCGGCACGGTCGGCGCGCGGGGCGGCCTTCCAGTCCTCGAGCAGCTGCTTGAACCGGTCGCCCGTGGACTTCCACTGGGTGGACTCCGCGAGCGCCTCCGCCTCGACGACGATCGCCTCCCGCGCCGCGAGCGCGGCCGCCTTGGCCTGGGCCCGGAGCTCGGCGGCGGCGGCCCGGCGCTCGCCCACGAGGGCGTCGAGGGCGTCGACGCGCGCGGTGAGCGAGGCGAGGTCGCCGACCATCGACGGGGACTCGAGCGACTCGCGCGCGCGCTTCACCACGGCGCCGGCCTGCTCGGGCGTGGCCTTGCCCTCGCGCAGCCGCCGGGTGGCGAGGTCGACCTCGACGGAGAGGTCGTCGTACTTGCGGACGAAGAAGGCCAGCCCCTCCGTGGGGGTGCCCGCGGCCCACTGGCCCACCGGCTGCTCGGAGCCGTCGGCGAGCGTGACGTGCACCGTGCCGTCGTCGTCGACCCGGCCGAAGGTGTGCGAGTCGGTGGGGGCCGGCACCGACTCCTCCGGCTCGGCCGCCGGGGCGGCGGCGGGCGCCGGCGCGGGGCTCTCCGGGGCCGCCGGGCGCGGCGGGGCGGGGCGGGTGAGCCCGGCCAGGGCCGCGGGGGAGGGCCGGGGCCCTGGGCGCGGGGCCGGGGGCTGGGGCGCCGGGGGCTGGGGCGCCGGGGCGGTGGTGCCCGCCGCGGGGGCGTCGGCCGCCGGAGCGTCCGCTGCGGGGGCCTCGGCCGCAGGAGCGTCCGCTGCGGGAGCCTCCGCCGCAGGGGCGTCTGCTGCCGGAGCGTCCGCTGCGGGGGCCTCGGCCGCAGGAGCGTCTGCTGCCGGAGCGTCCGCTGCGGGAGCCTCGGCTGCGGGAGCCTCGGCTGCGGGAGCCTCGGCTGCGGGAGTCTCGGCTGCGGGAGTCTCGGCTGCGGGAGTCTCGGCTGCGGGAGCCTCGGCTCCTTGAGCCTCGGGCTCCTCCGCCGGGGCCGCCTCAGCCTCGCCCGACTCGGCCGCGGCCTCGGGTGCGGGAGCCTCCGCGGCGCCTGCCTCCTCGGCCGGGGCGGCGGGGGTCGGGGCCTCCTCGGCGGGGGCGGCCTGCTGCCCGGACGGCTCGGCGGGGGACTCGGCAGCGGGAGCGGCGGGGGCCTCGGCGGGGCCGTCCGGCCCGGCGGGGACCTCGGGGACGCCCGCGGACGCCTGATCACCCTGGCCCGACGGCGTCCCGCCGGCGAGGGCGGGGTCGTGCGGGGCTGCCGGGTCTCCGGGCGCGCTCGTGGGGTCGCTCATCGCTGGTTCACTCCTCAGCCGGCCTGCGTCGTGCGGGTCGATGCCTTCGTGATGACGATCTTCTGGTTCGGGGCCCCGTCGCCGGTCCCGGAGGCGTCTCCGGCGGAGGCGACCCGGGTGACGACGTCGAGCCCGGACACCACCTTGCCCCAGATCGTGTAGTCCGGCCCCAGAGTTGTGTCCTTGTACACGATGAAGAACTGGCTGCCGTTCGTGTTCGGGCCGGAGTTCGCCATGGCGACGGTGCCCGCGGGGTAGTTGTTCGTGCCCGACTTCGGGAGGTTCTCGTCCGGGATCTGGTACCCAGGCCCGCCCTGCCCGTCGTTGCTGGGGCTGCCGCACTGGAGCACGAACAGCCCGCTGGTGGTGAGCCGGAAGCAGTCGGAGTCGGTGTAGAAGCCCTGACCGGCCAGGAAGGCCATCGACTGCGTGGTCTTGGGCGCGGCCTTCGCGTCCATCTGCACGACGATCTCGCCGCAGTTGGTGCTGATCGCGAAGTACGTCGGGCTGTCGGTCGGCAGGGGGCTGCCGCCGGGCGCGGACCAGGTCTGGGTCTTCTTGGTGGGGGTCGGGGCCGTGGTGCAGCCCTTCACCGGGGTGGGCGAGAGCGCCGGGGACGCCGACGCCGAGGGGCTCGCGGCGGGCGGGGCCGACGCCGAGGTGGTGGGGGTCGGCGAGTCGGTGGGCGAGGCCACGGGCGTCTGGTCGCCGCCGCGGACGGTCAGCAGGATCGCCACGACGGCGCCCACGACCACCACGAGGCTGGCCACCACCGCGGTCACGCGGTTGCGCCGGCGTCGTGCCGCCTCACGCTCGATGCGGCGCCGCTGCTGGCGCTCGAACTTCTGCCGGGCGAGCTCGCGCTCGCGCTTGTTGCTGGTGGCCACGCCCCGAGGCTCCCGTCTGGTCTGCGGCGGAGGTCCGCACCGCGCCGAGTGTAGGGACGACTACCCGCAGGACCACCCTCGGGGCGGCGGGTAGGCTCTGGCGGTCGGGGCGGGAGCCCCGGCCCCACCCACCCCGTCGCCTGGAGGCCCGCCCCCGTGCTCGTCGTCGGCTTCCCCGCGGGTCCCTGGGGGACGAACTGCTACGTCGTGGCCACGGGTCCCGGCGAGCAGTGCCTGGTGGTCGACCCGGGCAAGGACTCCGCGCCGGGCATCGAGGAGGCGGTCCGCGAGCACGGGCTGGCTCCCATGGCGGTGCTCCTCACCCACGGCCACCTCGACCACACCTGGTCGGTGGTCCCCGTGTGCGGGGCCCGGGGCATCCCGGCCTACCTGCACCCCGACGACCGCGGCATGCTCACCGACCCGCTCGGGTCGCTCAGCGCGCAGGCCTCGGCCATGGTCGACGCCATGGGCGGCAGGCTGCCCGTCGGCGAGCCGGACGACGTCCGCCCCCTCGAGGACGGCGGCGTCCTCGAGCTGGCCGGCCTCACGCTGGTGGTGGACCACGCGCCGGGCCACACCCGCGGCTCGGTGATGTTCCGCCGCGCCGGCGAGGACGGCACCCCGCCGCTGCTGCTGTCCGGCGACGTGCTCTTCGAGGGGTCCATCGGCCGCACGGACCTGCCCGGCGGCGACCACGCCGCCATGCTGCGCAGCCTGGCGACCAAGGTGCTGCCGCTCGACGACGACACCGTCGTCCTGCCCGGGCACGGCGGCACCACGACCATCGGGCGGGAGCGGGCCGCCAACCCCTTCCTCACGGCGCTGTCGGAAACCCCTGCTCCGACCCGGGGGCTGTGACATGAGCCGACCCACTGCCCTGTCGGGCTTCCCGGAGTGGCTGCCGGCCGAGCGCATCGTCGAGCTGGCGGTGCTCGACACCGTGCGGCGCGTCTTCGAGCTGCACGGCTTCGCCTCGCTGGAGACCCGCGCGGTGGAGCCGCTGGAGCAGATGCTGCGCAAGGGCGAGATCGACAAGGAGGTCTACGTCCTGCGCCGGCTGCACGCCGACGAGGACGACGCCGAGGGCTCCGGGCTCGCGCTGCACTTCGACCTCACCGTGCCGTTCGCCCGGTACGTGCTCCAGAACGCCGGCCACCTCGAGTTCCCGTTCCGCCGCTACCAGGTGCAGAAGGCCTGGCGCGGCGAGCGGCCGCAGGAGGGCCGCTACCGCGAGTTCACCCAGGCCGACATCGACGTGGTCGGGCGCGACACGCTCGCGTTCCACCACGAGGTGGAGGTGGCCCTCGTGATGGCCGAGGTGTTCCGCGAGCTGCCGTGCCCGCCGGCGGTGATCCTGGTGAACAACCGCAAGCTGGCCGAGGGCTTCTTCCTGGGCGCGGGCGCGAGCGACGCCGCCGCGGCCCTGCGCGCCATCGACAAGCTCGACAAGATCGGCCCGGACGCGGTCGCCGCGCTCCTGCAGTCGGAGGCGGGCCTGTCCGCGGACGGGGCCGCGCTGTGCCTGCGGCTGGCCTCGGTGCGCAGCGCCGACACCTCGTTCGCCGACCAGGTGCGGGCGCTCGGGGTCGAGCACCCGCTGCTCGACGAGGGCCTCGCGGAGCTCGCCGCCGTCGTGGGGGCCGCTCACGCGCAGATGCCGGGCGCCCTCATGGCCGACCTCAAGATCGCGCGCGGCCTCGACTACTACACGGGCACGGTCTACGAGACGCAGCTCGTCGGCTACGAGTCCTTCGGCTCGGTGTGCTCGGGCGGGCGCTACGACGCCCTCGCCAGCGACGGGCGCACCACCTACCCGGGCGTCGGCATGTCCCTGGGCGTGAGCCGGCTGATGGGCGTGCTGGTCGGCCGCGGCCTGGTGACGGCGAGCCGCTCGGTCCCCACGTGCGTGCTGGTCGCCGTCTCCGACGAGGCCTCGCGGCCGGCGTCCGACGCCGTCGCCGCGCTGCTGCGCGCCCGCGGCATCAGCACCGAGGTCGCGCCACGGGCCGACAAGTTCGGCAAGCAGATCCGGCACGCGGACCGGCGGGGGATCCCCTACGTCTGGTTCGTCGACGCCGAGGGCGCGCACAGCGTCAAGGACATCCGCAGCGGCGACCAGGTGCCCGCCGACCCCGCGGACTGGCGGCCCCCGGCCGAGGACCTGGCCCCCAGCGTCCACCTGGTCCACCCCGAGCACGGCCACGACGACGAGGAGAACCACCCGTGATCCGCACGCACACCGCCGGGAGCCTCCGGACGGAGCACGTCGGAGGGTCCGTCACCCTGGCCGGCTGGGTGGCGCGTCGTCGCGACCACGGCGGCGTGGCGTTCCTCGACCTGCGCGACGCGTCCGGCGTCGTGCAGGTGGTCGTGCGCGACCCCGAGGTCGCCCACCCGTTGCGCAACGAGTTCTGCGTCAAGGTCACCGGCACGGTGTCGGTGCGTCCCGAGGGCAACGCCAACCCCGACCTGCCCACCGGTGAGATCGAGGTGGTCGCCGACGAGCTCGAGGTGCTCAGCACCGCGGCGCCGCTGCCCTTCCCGATCGACGAGCACGTCGAGGTGGGGGAGGAGGCGAGGCTGCGCCACCGCTACCTCGACCTGCGCCGTCCCGCCCCGGGTGCGGCGATCCGGCTGCGCAGCCAGGTGAACCGGGCCGCGCGCGAGGTGCTCTACGCGCGCGACTTCGTCGAGATCGAGACGCCCACCCTCACCCGGTCCACCCCCGAGGGCGCGCGCGACTTCCTCGTGCCGGCGCGGCTCCAGCCGGGCAGCTGGTACGCGCTCCCGCAGAGCCCGCAGCTGTTCAAGCAGCTGCTCATGGTCGCGGGCATGGAGCGCTACTTCCAGATCGCCCGCTGCTACCGCGACGAGGACTTCCGGGCAGACCGCCAGCCGGAGTTCACCCAGCTCGACATCGAGATGTCCTTCGTCGACCAGGACGACGTGATCGAGGTGGGCGAGGCGGTCGTGGCCGAGCTGTGGCGGCTCGTGGGCCACGAGATCCCGCTGCCGATCCCGCGGATGACCTACGCCGAGTCCATGGCGCGGTTCGGCAACGACAAGCCGGACCTGCGCTTCGGCCAGGAGCTCGTGGAGTGCACCGACTTCTTCGCCGACACCCCGTTCCGGGTGTTCCAGGCGCCCTACGTCGGCGCCGTGGTCATGCCGGGCGGCGCGTCCCAGCCCCGCAAGCAGCTCGACGCCTGGCAGGACTGGGCCAAGCAGCGCGGCGCGCGCGGCCTGGCCTACGTGCTGGTGCAGGACGACGGCGAGCTCGGCGGCCCGGTGGCCAAGAACCTGGCCGACGCCGAGCGCGCCGGCCTGGCCGAGCGCGTGGG
The genomic region above belongs to Frankiales bacterium and contains:
- a CDS encoding DUF349 domain-containing protein, giving the protein MHVTLADGSEQPVGQWAAGTPTEGLAFFVRKYDDLSVEVDLATRRLREGKATPEQAGAVVKRARESLESPSMVGDLASLTARVDALDALVGERRAAAAELRAQAKAAALAAREAIVVEAEALAESTQWKSTGDRFKQLLEDWKAAPRADRAGEQALWKRFSHARSQFDKHRRQYFARLDSERSEAKQVKEALVAEAEALSSSTDWGATAGAYRDLMARWKASGRAGKADEDALWSRFRAAQDAFFGARNAALGQRDAGYAENLAAKEALLAEAEAIDTRDLRSAKAALRSVQERWEKIGHVPRGDKDRVEGRLRRVEEALRSGEQDQWRRSNPEARARAEATVEQFQASLDKLVKQRDAAAAAGDARKAADAEGRIATTRALLEAAQKAAQEFSG
- a CDS encoding peptidylprolyl isomerase; protein product: MATSNKRERELARQKFERQQRRRIEREAARRRRNRVTAVVASLVVVVGAVVAILLTVRGGDQTPVASPTDSPTPTTSASAPPAASPSASASPALSPTPVKGCTTAPTPTKKTQTWSAPGGSPLPTDSPTYFAISTNCGEIVVQMDAKAAPKTTQSMAFLAGQGFYTDSDCFRLTTSGLFVLQCGSPSNDGQGGPGYQIPDENLPKSGTNNYPAGTVAMANSGPNTNGSQFFIVYKDTTLGPDYTIWGKVVSGLDVVTRVASAGDASGTGDGAPNQKIVITKASTRTTQAG
- a CDS encoding MBL fold metallo-hydrolase, giving the protein MLVVGFPAGPWGTNCYVVATGPGEQCLVVDPGKDSAPGIEEAVREHGLAPMAVLLTHGHLDHTWSVVPVCGARGIPAYLHPDDRGMLTDPLGSLSAQASAMVDAMGGRLPVGEPDDVRPLEDGGVLELAGLTLVVDHAPGHTRGSVMFRRAGEDGTPPLLLSGDVLFEGSIGRTDLPGGDHAAMLRSLATKVLPLDDDTVVLPGHGGTTTIGRERAANPFLTALSETPAPTRGL
- a CDS encoding histidine--tRNA ligase yields the protein MSRPTALSGFPEWLPAERIVELAVLDTVRRVFELHGFASLETRAVEPLEQMLRKGEIDKEVYVLRRLHADEDDAEGSGLALHFDLTVPFARYVLQNAGHLEFPFRRYQVQKAWRGERPQEGRYREFTQADIDVVGRDTLAFHHEVEVALVMAEVFRELPCPPAVILVNNRKLAEGFFLGAGASDAAAALRAIDKLDKIGPDAVAALLQSEAGLSADGAALCLRLASVRSADTSFADQVRALGVEHPLLDEGLAELAAVVGAAHAQMPGALMADLKIARGLDYYTGTVYETQLVGYESFGSVCSGGRYDALASDGRTTYPGVGMSLGVSRLMGVLVGRGLVTASRSVPTCVLVAVSDEASRPASDAVAALLRARGISTEVAPRADKFGKQIRHADRRGIPYVWFVDAEGAHSVKDIRSGDQVPADPADWRPPAEDLAPSVHLVHPEHGHDDEENHP
- the aspS gene encoding aspartate--tRNA ligase; this translates as MIRTHTAGSLRTEHVGGSVTLAGWVARRRDHGGVAFLDLRDASGVVQVVVRDPEVAHPLRNEFCVKVTGTVSVRPEGNANPDLPTGEIEVVADELEVLSTAAPLPFPIDEHVEVGEEARLRHRYLDLRRPAPGAAIRLRSQVNRAAREVLYARDFVEIETPTLTRSTPEGARDFLVPARLQPGSWYALPQSPQLFKQLLMVAGMERYFQIARCYRDEDFRADRQPEFTQLDIEMSFVDQDDVIEVGEAVVAELWRLVGHEIPLPIPRMTYAESMARFGNDKPDLRFGQELVECTDFFADTPFRVFQAPYVGAVVMPGGASQPRKQLDAWQDWAKQRGARGLAYVLVQDDGELGGPVAKNLADAERAGLAERVGAAPGDCVFFAAGEPGPSRALLGAARLEIGRRLGLIDESAWRFVWIVDAPLFEPSTKAVESGDVAVGAGAWTAVHHAFTSPKPEWVDRFEEDPGAALAYAYDLVCNGNEIGGGSIRIHQREVQQRVFEIMGLTREQQQEKFGFLLDAFQFGPPPHGGIAFGWDRICALLSGTDSIREVIAFPKTGGGYDPLTSAPAPITPEQRKEAGVDAVPAHANAGAATGDAGEAAVDPA